From a single Rutidosis leptorrhynchoides isolate AG116_Rl617_1_P2 chromosome 5, CSIRO_AGI_Rlap_v1, whole genome shotgun sequence genomic region:
- the LOC139846484 gene encoding chemocyanin-like: MASAMMLKFLLSIVVMLFELALAVDHTVGGSGGWDTSTNFASWASGETFNVGDNLVFNFLPNHSVLEVSKDDYDSCTTSNPISTNALTPVTVTLTAAGSRYFICGTPGHCDQGMKVEIDTVSAASSAPPPTTTSTPPSSDSPPPTTATPPPSTTTTPPPSSNSPPPSVESPPPSFDDSPAPPVTSNGPTISNEPAKPSPSSATTLKLTSISMGGIGFFMMI; the protein is encoded by the exons ATGGCCAGTGCAATGATGTTGAAGTTTCTGTTGAGCATTGTTGTCATGCTCTTTGAATTGGCCTTAGCCGTGGATCACACCGTTGGCGGCTCAGGAGGGTGGGACACATCAACTAACTTCGCTTCGTGGGCTTCAGGCGAAACATTCAACGTAGGCGATAATTTAG TTTTCAACTTTTTACCGAACCACAGTGTATTGGAAGTTTCTAAGGATGATTATGATTCTTGCACGACAAGTAACCCAATATCTACTAACGCTCTTACCCCCGTAACCGTCACGCTAACGGCTGCTGGAAGCCGATATTTCATTTGTGGGACACCTGGCCATTGTGATCAAGGAATGAAAGTTGAAATTGACACCGTATCAGCGGCATCTTCTGCACCACCACCGACCACCACCAGTACTCCTCCATCATCTGACTCGCCACCACCAACCACCGCCACTCCACCACCAAGTACTACCACCACTCCTCCTCCATCGTCCAACTCACCACCACCTTCGGTGGAATCTCCTCCTCCATCATTTGATGATTCACCAGCACCGCCGGTAACTTCAAACGGACCTACGATTAGTAATGAACCTGCAAAACCATCACCATCATCTGCTACAACACTAAAGCTGACTTCTATTTCTATGGGGGGAATTGGGTTCTTTATGATGATATAA